The Pecten maximus chromosome 14, xPecMax1.1, whole genome shotgun sequence genome includes a region encoding these proteins:
- the LOC117341875 gene encoding translation initiation factor IF-2-like — protein sequence MSYGNKENNEMSYGNKENNGMSYGNKENNEMSCGNKENNGMSYGNKENNGMSYGNKENNGISYGNKENNGMSYGNKENNGISYGNKENNGMSYGNKENNGISYGNKENNGMSYGNRENNRMSYGNKRNNGMSYGNKENNGMSYGNKENNGMSYGNKRNNGMSCGNRENNRMSYGNKENNGMSYGNKENNGMSYGYTEKNNEMSYGNKEITRCRTEIRKTTRCRTGIRK from the coding sequence ATGTCGTACGGGAATAAGGAAAACAACGAGATGTCGTACGGAAATAAGGAAAACAACGGGATGTCGTACGGGAATAAGGAAAACAACGAGATGTCGTGCGGGAATAAGGAAAACAACGGAATGTCGTACGGGAATAAGGAAAACAACGGGATGTCGTACGGAAATAAGGAAAACAACGGGATATCGTACGGGAATAAGGAAAACAACGGGATGTCGTACGGAAATAAGGAAAACAATGGGATATCGTACGGGAATAAGGAAAACAACGGGATGTCGTACGGAAATAAGGAAAACAATGGGATATCGTACGGGAATAAGGAAAACAACGGGATGTCGTACGGGAATAGGGAAAACAACCGGATGTCGTACGGAAATAAGAGAAACAACGGGATGTCGTACGGGAATAAAGAAAACAACGGGATGTCGTACGGGAATAAAGAAAACAACGGGATGTCGTACGGAAATAAGAGAAACAACGGGATGTCGTGCGGGAATAGGGAAAACAACCGGATGTCGTACGGGAATAAGGAAAACAACGGGATGTCGTACGGGAATAAGGAAAACAATGGGATGTCGTACGGATATACGGAAAAAAACAACGAGATGTCGTACGGGAATAAGGAAATAACGAGATGTCGTACGGAAATAAGGAAAACAACGAGATGTCGTACGGGAATAAGGAAATAA